One Rhizoctonia solani chromosome 3, complete sequence genomic region harbors:
- a CDS encoding Retrotransposon gag protein, with amino-acid sequence MATRSRSSARPLSPLNQGELGPTLPATADESSSLEPEVYGEISLGRAISLILGQAISLILGLQNQVLRLERELEETKEATKEARDWMGAVDQALTRIEARGGVPHTPEDRKPPACAPRCLGRPLQSSPRLRATNSRPGSPASPYSPPPLPIRLRSPQVPQPAAPVAAYQTPVKVDHPDAYTGKIGNKARQWLTRMLAWVRLNQRMFPTDQEVLSFLLMNMKDVAGAWAHPHLDQLGSHRALIQSVDDFRTEFLAAFGNPDATRAAERQITHLTQTGTCAEYITKFRTIAMDLDWNDAALRGQFARGLHWEVSRLIATQERRPTTLLELQNAALVIDNALREEHASHPPKGNKSGASTTTPNRGASTGQQATRPGRLSSDPNFVSKEERNRRRAEGLCIKCGKSGHKFAECRTGWKATPKEEGVKKEAAKIGEESGPESGKD; translated from the exons atggcaacccgctcccggagcTCCGCTCGTCCCTTgtcccctctcaatcaaggagagttgggacccactcttccggcaaccgcCGATGAGTCATCAAGCCTCGAACCCGAGGTTTACGGGGAAATCTCCCTTGGACgagcaatctccctcatcctcggacaagcaatctccctcatcctgggattgcaaaatcaAGTCCTCCGACTCGAGCGGGAACTTGAAGAAACAAAAgaagcaacaaaggaagcccgagactggatgggcgcagtcgatcaagccctcactcgcattgaggctaggggtggagtcccccacacaccagaagaccggaaacctccggca tgcgcccctcgtTGCCTGGGCCGTCCCCTCCAAAGCTCCCCCCGCCTTCGCGCAACCAACTCCCGTCCGGgctcccccgcaagtccatactcccctccacctttgcctatccgCCTCCgttccccccaagtcccacaaccagcggcccctgtagccgctTATCAAACCCCTGTCAAGgtagaccaccctgacgcctatacagggaaaatagggaacaaagcccgccaatggctcacgcggatgttggcatgggtacgtctaaATCAaaggatgttcccaaccgatcaggaggtcctatcattcctcctgatgaatatgaaggacgtggcaggagcctgggcccacccccatcttgaccaactagggtcccacagggccctaaTCCAATCGGTCGACGACTTCAggacggagttcttggctgcatttggtaACCCGGATGCTACGCGAGCCGCTGagcggcaaatcacccaccttactcagacaggcacctgtgctgagtacattacaaagttcaggaccattgccatggacctggactggaatgacgccGCCCTCCGTGGGCAATtcgcacgtggcctccactgggaggtcagccgcctcattgccacCCAAGAGCGGCGCCCCACCACACTCCtcgagctgcagaatgcagccctggtcatcgacaacgccctccgtgaggagcacgccagccacccgcctaagggtaataagtctggtgcctccactaccacccccaataggggggcgagtaccggccaacaggccacaagaccagggcgcctctccagcgaccccaactttgtctccaaggaggagcgcAACCGCCGCCgggctgaaggcctatgcatcaagtgcggcaaatcgggccacaagtttgcggaatgccgcacaggttggaaggcaacgcctaaggaggaaggcgtcaagaaagaagccgccaagattggcgaagagtctggacccgaatcgggaaaagactaa
- a CDS encoding indoleamine 2,3-dioxygenase — MSNSSSRWTNASPLPDGQQRSINAPRAEPRQTPAQFSTAPFSPIIAMALTLAPSHFLDLPHHVQPGPVLDGVLPDTSTVAAHDFDVDVNTGFMPNEGPLLRIPREVSVDMQTWEDLLSEGLSLKMKLGDQLSQFGPEEAIKNQSWRLKVRSLPVLDPAPLMTDTLLLRRGHHVLVFLMHMYIHSAPIPSELTPHVVPACIAVPLCRISSELGITPILTYADNVLWNWHLPGGQPHELPTERRVRSHALFSGTLDEEHFYLTSAKIELRGVSALSVMRSTLDELFIGDATAVRRISSYLHRLSSIIDELTHLLLDVREGCDPAIFYHQVRPWFRGATSDKRGWVFEGVDAEQAAKVPALSGPSAGQSSLVHALDIFLGVDHERGEGRGAEPTFLTKMERYMPYHHRAFLQNLRRPQRHLREFVISTHAAYTVHALSDRAMPDFATSSMGLAPRASIFQTAAVGESGIKAATELRSAYDSAVEALKRFRDGHIKIATLYIVNQARSAAQTSTSIAPELNTKGELTTDGIKGTGGTSLVPFLKECRDNTIKTMVHPPSPCPSRR, encoded by the exons ATGTCAAATTCTAGTTCCCGTTGGACAAATGCAAGTCCATTGCCTGACGGTCAGCAGAGGAGTATAAATGCCCCACGGGCAGAACCACGACAGACACCAGCCCAGTTTTCTACCGCTCCATTTTCTCCGATTATAGCGATGGCCCTCACACTTGCACCTAGCCATTTTCTTGACTTGCCGCACCATGTGCAGCCCGGTCCGGTGCTCGATGGTGTTCTTCCCGATACGAGCACCGTCGCTGCCCACGATTTCGATGTCGATGTCAATACTGGCTTCATGCCCAATGAAGGTCCACTATTGCGCATCCCCCGCGAGGTCTCGGTCGACATGCAAACATGGGAGGACCTCCTCTCTGAGGGCCTCTCACTTAAGATGAAGCTCGGGGATCAGCTCTCACAGTTTGGGCCAGAGGAGGCGATCAAAAATCAGTCCTGGCGTCTTAAAGTTCGCTCA CTTCCTGTTTTGGATCCTGCACCTTTGATGACCGATACGCTCCTCCTTCGACGTGGTCATCATGTTTTAGTCTTTTTGATGCACATGTACATCCACTCAGCCCCTATACCCAGTGAGCTTACACCACACGTCGTCCCTGCGTGTATTGCTGTCCCTCTATGCCGGATTTCGTCTGAGCTTGGCATTACACCCATTCTCACATACGCTGATAATGTCTTGTGGAATTGGCATCTTCCCGGTGGCCAACCCCATGAACTCCCCACCGAACGTCGGGTTCGTTCCCACGCCCTCTTCTCTGGTACCTTGGATGAGGAGCACTTTTACTTGACTTCGGCCAAGATAGAGCTTCGCGGGGTCTCCGCACTGAGTGTCATGCGCTCGACTCTAGATGAGTTGTTTATCGGTGATGCGACTGCCGTACGGCGTATTTCTTCCTACTTACACCGACTTTCATCTATCATTGACGAGCTCACGCAcctcctcctcgacgtccggGAGGGATGCGACCCTGCCATTTTTTATCACCAGGTGCGACCTTGGTTCCGGGGCGCGACCAGTGACAAGAGGGGCTGGGTATTCGAGGGCGTCGATGCCGAGCAAGCTGCCAAAGTCCCTGCTCTCTCTGGACCTAGTGCGGGTCAAAGCTCTCTTGTGCATGCGCTTGACATATTTCTCGGTGTTGATCACGAACGAGGCGAAGGACGAGGTGCTGAGCCGACCTTTTTGACCAAAATGGAACGGTACATGCCATACCACCACCGCGCCTTCCTCCAAAACCTCCGTCGACCTCAACGTCACCTGCGTGAATTTGTTATATCAACTCACGCAGCATATACAGTACACGCTCTAAGCGATCGCGCTATGCCGGACTTTGCTACCTCGTCCATGGGTCTGGCGCCTCGCGCTAGTATCTTCCAGACAGCTGCTGTTGGGGAAAGCGGGATCAAAGCTGCAACAGAGCTCCGAAGTGCGTACGATAGCGCTGTTGAAGCACTCAAGCGATTCCGCGATGGACACATCAAGATTGCGACGTTGTACATCGTTAATCAGGCCAGGTCTGCTGCCCAGACATCCACCTCCATCGCCCCCGAGCTCAATACCAAGGGGGAGCTGACAACGGATGGTATCAAAGGCACCGGAGGAACAAGCCTTGTCCCGTTCTTGAAGGAGTGCCGCGACAACACAATTAAAACGATGGTACACCCACCTTCACCTTGCCCGTCACGGCGATAG
- a CDS encoding tRNA pseudouridine synthase yields the protein MGSEIMTIISSGTRVQLRSSDRRLISDLPISTNWLGANCNIVLDTSTGNGSTLLDRIMAAAKPKLEDLSKEQLIARIYELERQLPPQSRRPPQTLQNPFPFSKHPTRKIALKFTYAGWLYNGLAAQSQPTPLATVEQVLFDALVNTRLVDPDKGMEGCGWSRCGRTDRGVSSAGQVVSLWVRSALSAGSFRAKNESLFDKEDSEMAGGLQEGIQPTMDAVDSSPLTPQPISSDRGSSPLAHPLPPTLPAEACSRKQEMNPELAYIHMLNRVLPATIRVLAWSPVADDFDARFSCQWRHYKYFFSKAGRALDGIAAAGAGRADEQINVPGGAGTRPGRARGVGLDISAMQDAATRLIGEHDFRNFCKLDPSKQIENFNRRVLEAWIEPVEDDQDELNKEGPGIKGKQVESDEELYVFNLKGTAFLWHQVRCIMAILLLVGQRLEDPSIVDRLLHTSLNSSKSLDSPPIESKPNYTLADSLPLVLWDCGYKPEDVAWQTDPIAQTKQGVAQDREKTHNFWFNMYSIWTHDRIQTTMQRYFLRASERFYPTPASSANTTLVRLNTGGGVYRHTTRYTPILELDRGERAEVANAKWREGTTGQRRMAKRNTKSKNTHDD from the exons ATGGGATCAGAAATTATGACAATCATATCATCGGGCACGAGGGTCCAGCTCCGAAGTAGCGACCGGCGCCTAATCTCAGATCTACCAATCTCCACCAACTGGTTGGGAGCCAATTGCAAT ATTGTATTGGATACCTCTACAGGAAACGGGAGCACTCT CCTAGACCGCATAATGGCAGCTGCGAAGCCTAAACTAGAAGATCTTTCAAAAGAACAACTTATCGCAAGGATATATGAACTAGAACGACAGCTTCCGCCTCAATCCCGTCGGCCACCTCAAACTCTACAAAACCCTTTCCCCTTCTCCAAGCATCCTACCCGGAAAATAGCCCTCAAATTCACGTACGCGGGATGGCTCTACAATGGTCTCGCCGCACAATCACAGCCTACTCCACTTGCCACAGTCGAACAAGTCTTGTTTGATGCGTTGGTTAATACACGACTAGTCGATCCCGATAAGGGAATGGAGGGCTGCGGGTGGAGCAGATGTGGACGTACAGATAGAGGCGTGAGCTCTGCTGGGCAAGTAGTCAGTCTTTGGGTTCGGAGTGCGCTCAGTGCAGGATCGTTCAGAGCCAAGAACGAGTCTCTCTTCGACAAGGAGGATTCTGAAATGGCTGGCGGACTACAGGAGGGCATCCAGCCTACGATGGATGCTGTTGACTCGTCTCCGTTGACCCCCCAACCAATCTCCTCTGACAGAGGATCATCACCGCTCGCACATCCTCTTCCACCAACTTTGCCAGCAGAGGCCTGCTCGAGGAAGCAGGAAATGAATCCAGAACTAGCCTATATTCACATGCTAAATCGGGTTCTTCCCGCAACAATCCGAGTGCTTGCTTGGTCTCCGGTCGCCGATGATTTTGACGCCCGGTTTTCGTGCCAGTGGCGACACTACAAATATTTCTTCTCGAAGGCAGGCCGGGCTTTAGACGGTATAGCCGCAGCTGGGGCGGGACGAGCAGATGAACAGATAAACGTGCCAGGAGGAGCAGGAACGAGACCAGGAAGAGCGAGAGGAGTAGGACTCGACATCTCGGCCATGCAAGACGCCGCCACTCGGTTAATCGGGGAACATGACTTTCGTAATTTCTGCAAACTCGACCCCAGCAAGCAAATTGAAAATTTCAATCGCCGAGTCTTGGAAGCCTGGATTGAGCCGGTCGAGGACGATCAAGATGAGTTGAACAAAGAAGGGCCCGGCATCAAGGGGAAGCAAGTAGAGAGCGATGAAGAACTGTACGTGTTCAACCTCAAAGGTACCGCGTTCTTGTGGCACCAAGTCCGATGCATAATGGCGattcttctccttgttggaCAACGACTTGAGGATCCGTCTATTGTCGACCGTCTGTTGCACACTTCGCTAAATTCCTCCAAGTCCCTTGACTCACCCCCCATCGAGTCGAAGCCAAACTACACCCTCGCCGATTCGTTGCCACTCGTACTTTGGGATTGTGGATACAAACCCGAAgatgtggcttggcaaaCGGATCCAATTGCCCAGACTAAACAAGGGGTTGCTCAGGATCGAGAAAAAACACACAATTTCTGGTTCAACATGTATTCCATTTGGACACACGACCGAATCCAAACcacaatgcagaggtattttTTGCGTGCGTCTGAGCGCTTCTATCCAACCCCTGCGTCATCCGCAAATACCACCTTGGTCCGACTCAATACAGGAGGAGGGGTGTACCGTCATACCACGCGATACACACCAATTCTCGAACTCGACAGAGGTGAACGCGCTGAAGTGGCCAACGCCAAGTGGAGAGAGGGTACGACTGGCCAACGTAGGATGGCCAAGAGGAATACTAAATCCAAGAATACACATGACGATTAG
- a CDS encoding eukaryotic translation initiation factor 1A,X-chromosomal, whose amino-acid sequence MPKNKGKGGKNRRRGKNENDADKRELVFREDGQEYAQVVKMLGNGRLEAQCFDGEKRLAHIRGKMRKKVSLIFPTISGSGGSTIEKVWINQGDIILLSLREFQDDKADVIVKYTADEARNLKAYGELPDTVKINETDTFGEEDGECTFEFGDEGEVDVDDI is encoded by the exons ATGCCGAAG AACAAGGGAAAG GGTGGCAAAAATCGCCGAAGAGGCAAAAACGAGAATGATGCTGACAAGCGAGAATTGGTTTTCCGAGAAGACGGTCAAG AGTATGCTCAAGTAGTCAAGATGCTTGGAAACGGTCGCCTTGAGGCTCAATGCTTTGATGGAGAGAAGCGATTGGCGCATATTCGAGGAAAGATGCGCAAAAAGGTTAGCCTCATCTTTCCCACTATTTCTGGCTCAGGTGGCTCAACAATTGAGAAGGTGTGGATTAACCAAGGAGATATCATTCTGCTCTCTTTGCGAGAGTTCCAGGATGATAAGGCCGATGTCATTGTCAAATATACTGCTGATGAGGCTCGAAACCTTAAAGC GTATGGTGAATTGCCGGATACAGTGAAGATCAACGAAACCGATACCTTCGGCGAGGAAGATGGAGAGTGCACATTCGAATTCGGAGACGAGGGTGAAGTCGATGTGGATGACATCTGA
- a CDS encoding iron transporter FTH1, which produces MAKNLFSVPIFFILLRESLEASIIVSVLLSLVEQIVVSPDALHSESTDGLATAAAFPGRSDAPSGSTEGSGTATPDSQVKDVRNTEEPSNDNASIAIQNTTSENEAGEIRRSELLRRLRWQIVLGAGLGLLLALVIGAAFVAVWFIKVVDLFSAAEEIWEGVFSLIAYVTYGSCQDKWRRKLSHAFAAKGQNPSDDQSGRAGVRMLFMLPFVTVLREGLEAVVFIGGVSWPTSKLNPSRGSGWIGHWACCGVFDLCILVKGPQLELGLSAFLITSTSLLLLIGAGLMSKAVGAFERHRFNVMVGGDVAEAGDGPGSFDVVGNIWHLDCCNPENKLDAKGWAVFNAILGWSNNGSIGTVISYIAYWLIAILALVRMKHREGRTTIVNKFVNVTGLSRFRNAIRKRNVERRAQSTELSS; this is translated from the exons ATGGCAAAGAATTTATTTAGT GTCCCAATATTTTTCATA TTGCTTCGCGAGTCATTGGAGGCCTCGATTATCGTCTCCGTTCTCCTCTCGCTTGTGGAACAAATTGTAGTATCGCCCGATGCACTTCATTCGGAGTCTACAGATGGCCTTGCCACGGCAGCTGCATTTCCCGGTCGGTCCGACGCTCCTTCTGGCAGCACTGAAGGCTCTGGAACAGCCACACCCGATTCACAAGTCAAAGATGTTCGAAATACTGAGGAGCCGTCGAACGATAACGCTTCGATAGCGATTCAAAATACTACAAGCGAAAACGAGGCAGGCGAAATCAGACGATCCGAACTCCTTCGGCGGTTGCGTTGGCAAATTGTGCTGGGAGCTGGATTAGGCttgttgttggctctggtgAT AGGAGCGGCCTTTGTTGCCGTCTGGTTCATCAAGGTGGTTGACTTATTCTCTGCCGCCGAGGAGATATGGGAGGGTGTCTTCAGTCTGATTGC CTATGTTACGTATGGATCGTGCCAAGATAAGTGGAGGCGGAAATTGTCACACGCATTTGCC GCCAAGGGTCAAAATCCTTCTGACGACCAAAGCGGGAGAGCTGGGGTGCGGATGTTATTTATGCTACCGTTTGTTACCGTATTGCGCGAGGGATTGGAGGCGGTGGTATTCATCGGTGGG GTTTCTTGGCCAACCAGCAAGCTCAATCCCTCTCGCGGCTCTGGCTGGATTGGTCATTGGGCTTGTTGTGGGGTATTTGATTTATGCATCCTCGTCAAGGGCCC CCAACTAGAATTAGGACTGTCCGCGTTTCTGATTACTTCCACTTCACTTTTATTGCTCATTGGTGCTGGGCTCATGTCAAAGGCTGTCGGGGCATTCGAGCGCCATAGATTTAATGTGATG GTTGGTGGTGATGTGGCTGAAGCAGGAGACGGACCCGGTTCATTCGATGTCGTTGGTAACATTTGGCATCTCGATTGTTGCAACCCCGAAAACAAACTTGATGCTAAAGGATGGGCGGTGTTTAACGCCATCTTAGGATGGAGTAACAATGGAAGTA TTGGGACCGTCATATCGTACATTGCGTACTGGCTCATCGCTATCCTTGCCCTCGTACGGATGAAGCACAGGGAG GGTCGCACAACAATTGTGAATAAATTTGTGAATGTTACAGGACTCTCTCGTTTTCGCAATGCCATTCGGAAGAGGAACGTGGAGAGGCGGGCACAGAGTACGGAACTATCTTCTTAG
- a CDS encoding kinase domain protein, whose translation MSSRSFSPNRRRPRITSASSATTISPFGPTAALVPRSTSATRSSLVPPRRPLSPPSREPIESYSLWQPILRASDQIVLYNPASHAINIVPASLNAVSAFSLPFTSGANSNPSSVCPYCHRPMENATHDFAHNGPHHLYNMPQIEMSPQYFQVLQDVNGGAISEGMYNPHRPSAAAQESFARFEDAPFEDSQSRRWSHVSINSDSDSDGPAGETRRTDSLRSLSGSSLASGDITGMSFGSSAVRLPSTSTGKASSGETVEATEPETGGTNTSKASSGYYATFFREETRLGMGANGSVFLCQHVLNGIPLGHFAVKKIAVGDSPSYLMEILREHLLTKNRSDCIQNYTTETSSPIITRGWSRPDSHPSVSLFRHSSSLDDLILQRLGVKTADRDPDLSEPPSGEYQTREARIRAFRARAGGGPCIRVEKSEGKKRDDVLHESSFLHLDLKPGNVLLTLDEGQLMLSDFGTAQDALQSTRERSGNTGTLEYSAPESLRHNQDGSLRQITSKSDIWSLGMILHKLIYFRLPWKNDEDMTELEKEIIGFQGYKASMENIQAFEKRRLPPALCQLLSKMLAIEPVGRPGSDQVLKTIQSRQLDPSPNLEETNPHHQGMGPLVRRPTPPSRGNESLAASSDANVDNLDILSQDLSPHMPSAGGRGRVASGTQVRRRSDPVGGINEITPRLLVLEGPTPAARRVAGLLSNINVSRILSRGFKSALLIFKASPF comes from the exons ATGTCATCGCGATCGTTCTCGCCAAACCGACGACGCCCGCGAATTACCTCTGCTTCGTCAGCGACAACTATCTCCCCCTTTGGGCCCACTGCCGCACTTGTTCCCCGTTCGACTTCGGCCACTCGGTCTTCCTTAGTCCCGCCACGGCGTCCACTTTCGCCACCTTCACGCGAGCCTATTGAGTCCTATTCCCTATGGCAGCCTATCTTGCGTGCCTCGGACCAAATCGTTCTGTATAATCCTGCCTCTCATGCTATAAACATTGTTCCTGCCAGCCTCAATGCTGTATCAGCATTCTCCCTGCCTTTCACAAGTGGAGCAAACTCCAACCCATCGAGTGTCTGTCCATACTGCCACCGTCCCATGGAAAACGCTACCCATGATTTCGCCCATAATGGACCCCATCACTTATACAATATGCCACAAATTGAAATGTCTCCCCAATATTTCCAAGTCCTTCAAGACGTGAATGGTGGTGCTATTTCTGAGGGCATGTACAATCCTCACCGGCCGAGTGCTGCAGCCCAGGAGTCTTTTGCCCGCTTCGAAGATGCTCCTTTTGAAGACAGCCAATCTCGACGATGGTCGCATGTGTCGATCAATTCGGATTCCGACTCAGACGGACCAGCTGGAGAAACCAGACGCACAGACTCCTTGCGTAGCTTATCTGGCTCCAGTCTTGCTTCTGGCGACATTACTGGTATGTCTTTTGGCTCATCTGCGGTACGCTTGCCTTCAACCTCTACCGGAAAAGCTTCTTCAGGGGAAACTGTTGAGGCCACCGAGCCAGAGACCGGTGGAACGAATACATCCAAGGCATCCAGCGGGTATTATGCGACGTTTTTCAGGGAAGAAACGCGTCTGGGTATGGGGGCCAACGGGAGCGTGTTTCTTTGTCAG CACGTACTGAATGGAATTCCTTTGGGTCACTTTGCTGTCAAGAAGATTGCCGTTGGCGATTCGCCATCTTATCTTATGGAAATACTGCGCGAG CATTTGCTCACCAAAAATAGGTCCGATTGCATTCAAAACTACACCACCGAAACATCATCACCTATCATCACGCGTGGCTGGAGTCGGCCCGATTCTCATCCTTCGGTCTCACTGTTCCGACACTCCA GCTCCCTCGATGACCTGATCTTGCAACGGCTAGGTGTCAAGACCGCAGATCGGGACCCAGATCTATCCGAACCGCCATCAGGCGAGTATCAGACACGCGAGGCACGTATTCGGGCGTTTCGAGCTCGTGCGGGTGGAGGGCCGTGCATACGAGTGGAGAAGTCCGAAGGAAAGAAGCGCGACGACGTGCTC CACGAAAGCTCATTCCTCCATCTGGACCTCAAGCCAGGGAATGTATTGCTTACGCTAGATGAAGGTCAGCTGAT GCTTTCGGATTTTGGGACAGCACAAGATGCGCTGCAATCTACTCGAGAACGCTCGGGGAACACCGGAAC ATTGGAATACTCTGCCCCTGAGTCTTTAAGACACAATCAAGACGGGTCACTGCGACAAATTACTTCCAAGAGCGATATCTGGTCACTCGGAATGATCCTCCATAAACTAATATACTTTCGATTGCCATGGAAAAACGATGAGGATATGACTGAGCTCGAAAAAGAGATTATTGGCTTTCAGGG ATACAAGGCCAGCATGGAAAATATTCAGGCCTTTGAGAAGCGTAGGCTTCCACCTGCGTTGTGTCAGTTGCTGAGCAAGATGCTCGCGATTGAGCCAGTCGGACGCCCCGGTTCTGACCAAGTACTCAAGACTATCCAATCTCGACAG CTCGACCCTTCTCCCAACTTGGAAGAGACGAACCCTCACCATCAAGGCATGGGACCACTCGTACGGAGACCCACACCCCCCTCCCGGGGAAATGAATCTTTAGCGGCGAGTTCTGATGCCAATGTTGATAACTTAGATATATTAAGCCAAGACCTGTCCCCGCATATGCCTTCAGCGGGCGGAAGAGGCAGAGTGGCTTCGGGCACCCAGGTGCGGAGAAGATCAGATCCTGTGGGGGGGATTAACGAAATCACCCCGCGGTTACTTGTTCTAGAAGGACCCACACCGGCGGCCAGGCGAGTTGCGGGGCTCCTCTCTAATATCAATGTATCTCGCATTCTATCTCGGGGGTTCAAAAGTGCGCTGCTGATATTCAAGGCGAGTCCATTTTAA
- a CDS encoding kinase domain protein, which yields MSEAEEIDDLELSDGGESVTPDSESSESGLKRFIYEPPPDGIGYGEPRLDRVPAKVVEGICAWSGLREIIVLRQTCKALDKAIANRPAIWTSLVEAHRRLPHRTILLGSSPVVMPGVYHLTGFQEDILRCGLILKNKWHKPTFQARQATKDILRHDPCGIDQILFVPDTMGRFFLTISRTSVILWTLEPDGLLVVAGSSLVSYLALQITQPHTHRLRTEIYQLHLSRPGCIYDQGFGLSAIHETEGALVAFVDYVLAYAINDAGQTILLCCWVSKLATKLATPVSEYELRWQHSSCQTVDIGSDVIVVVRDSSAEIYPRNEFAVVDYDLRPTTNGHIIRGTLEMLPVTYATDTAIFPSSFLNPPSIYIHDRLSLSYGTDDMTRTVRVISLVGVARSTSPLTDPSIPYFVIPAQVYPWAHSSSRSTSPSHTAIPTSGHTTPSPTHTHNQLPRTHTPSPTHGHPLPSPNLPPAEKYRFVFHLHALQHQHPHFSYGPALVGPNGRSVMLATAVGANHGPNQPKQYVLKYRHPTHRELRQFIKERIHTSASPGADRLQQTVGHSGGQPQIEVNSQPPPSQHGHVQLPPPPSNPLLNQHTASRQGLQHGVLTLLTRPLPLLDILRGMSSMADSRDDRL from the exons ATGTCTGAAGCCGAAGAAATCGATGACTTAGAGCTCTCGGACGGAGGAGAATCCGTGACTCCAGATTCCGAAAGCTCAGAGTCGGGCCTAAAGAGGTTTATTTACGAACCTCCTCCTGACGGCATAGGATACGGAGAGCCCCGTCTAGACCGCGTACCAGCCAAAGTCGTGGAAGGAATCTGTGCCTGGTCTGGACTAAGAGAGATCATTGTGCTCCGTCAA ACATGTAAAGCACTTGACAAAGCAATAGCGAATCGACCTGCGATATGGACCTCACTCGTCGAAGCACACCGTCGGTTGCCACACAGGACAATACTTCTGGGTAGTTCTCCGGTCGTGATGCCGGGAGTATATCATCTTACCGGATTTCAAGAAGACATACTTCGCTGCGGGCTGATCCTCAAGAACAAGTGGCACAAACCAACATTCCAGGCTCGGCAGGCCACTAAGGACATACTTAGACACGATCCATGTGGGATTGACCAG ATACTCTTCGTTCCGGACACTATGGGTCGCTTCTTTCTCACCATATCCCGTACGTCCGTAATCCTCTGGACACTGGAACCCGATGGGCTCCTCGTCGTTGCCG GTTCATCACTAGTTTCATATCTCGCTCTGCAAATCACACAGCC ACACACCCACCGGCTCCGGACCGAGATCTACCAGCTTCATCTCTCGCGTCCCGGTTGCATCTACGATCAAGGGTTTGGTTTATCTGCGATACACGAAACCGAGGGCGCATTGGTCGCGTTCGTAGATTACGTGCTCGCCTATGCTATTAACGACGCCGGGCAAACCATACTCCTATGTTGTTGGGTGTCCAAGCTCGCAACCAAACTAGCTACCCCTGTTAGTGAATATGAGCTACGATGGCAG CACTCATCTTGCCAGACTGTGGACATTGGGAGCGACGTCATAGTTGTGGTAAGGGATTCATCTGCCGAGATATATCCCCGAAATGAGTTCGCAGTTGTCGACTACGACCTCAGGCCTACAACCAATGGCCATATTATTCGAGGAACTCTCGAGATGTTACCTGTCACTTACGCGACAGATACAGCCATATTTCCTTCCAGTTTTCTCAATCCACCATCGATCTACATACATGATCGTCTATCCCTGTCCTATGGTACTGATGATATGACGCGGACGGTGAGGGTGATTTCGTTGGTCGGGGTTGCCCGTTCAACCTCCCCACTAACAGATCCGAGTATTCCCTATTTCGTCATCCCCGCTCAAGTATACCCGTGGGCTCATAGCTCCTCTCGCTCGACGTCGCCTAGCCATACAGCCATTCCCACTTCTGGTCATACGACACCTTCGCCCACCCATACACATAATCAACTTCCCCGCACTCATACACCCTCTCCCACACATGGTCACCCACTCCCATCTCCCAACCTTCCTCCAGCCGAGAAATATAGATTTGTCTTTCACTTACATGCGTTACAACATCAGCATCCCCATTTCTCGTATGGTCCAGCCCTTGTGGGACCGAATGGGCGATCCGTTATGCTCGCCACTGCAGTCGGTGCGAATCACGGCCCCAATCAACCGAAACAATACGTACTCAAATACCGGCATCCAACACACAGAGAATTGAGGCAATTTATCAAAGAACGAATACACACGAGCGCATCGCCTGGGGCTGATAGACTTCAACAAACTGTTGGACACTCAGGTGGCCAACCCCAGATAGAAGTGAATTCACAACCACCCCCGTCTCAGCATGGGCACGTACAACTACCCCCACCCCCCTCCAACCCTTTACTCAATCAACATACTGCCTCGCGTCAAGGACTACAACATGGAGTACTTACACTTCTCACTCGTCCTCTTCCCCTACTGGATATATTACGTGGGATGAGCTCTATGGCAGACTCAAGAGATGATAGGCTATGA